One window of the Salminus brasiliensis chromosome 1, fSalBra1.hap2, whole genome shotgun sequence genome contains the following:
- the arhgef1 gene encoding rho guanine nucleotide exchange factor 1 isoform X4 yields the protein MDCEDAYDGRGLSGAHGNLAMSIIGAEDEDFENDLDQTVDDQCSHFNSIELLKSRPTHLLVFLHHVILQFDCAPVLSYLHADLFKNLSAKETKKYFVDFYNNFLDKGAILRVSMPTHMSIELDRTRPELISEDQQKRYAQEVQNMQTLEVLRQLDDFRQKRMMGMTPNEQELNQVENHYPTDRVPREMKEKAVAEMLLEKLSDTNPTIVADEDKCSAIFGAVAFYMKHLGVKTRAPDNKKSRGFFRRKPGKKEDTKSKGRSGLPGILNDASRWIVGSNEGKSPTEGDRTHNDRKNSGGASHRGPASESSSARKAPGSGQGIVQGIEATEVPQSHIIINTSPESSQCDAGTNTSTSDRQSVSDGGELTPPSNTALSVWESPPANDLPMEEIHDKDSMDMSFVPPEGSLTGPASAPLPQQEEVEPRLLELEQDPPNWRELVSAEVLGKLDKKAVKRQEVINELFATEHAHVRMLSVLQTVFYRPLEREQIIPTAELDTIFPSLDEIIELHYAFYETLKKLRQEDGFVVKNISTPLLNRFDGSEGDWFQKLTSRFCSRQSWALDQIKSRQKKDPRFNAFILDAESKPQCRRLQLKDIIPTEMQRLTKYPLLLENIAKSTEDNAERENIQQAAECCRKILNHVNEEVKTMENFLTLKDYQRRLDTSGLKPSNELYLEYKNFDIASRKMLYEGPLTWRVTKEKAIDVQGVLLGDMLVLLQKQDDKMVLKCQSKSIIASQEGKQMLSPIIKLDSAFLREVATDRKAFYVIFTWESGAQIYELVAQSVAERKMWNEMIKTAVDELKKSGGSTLDRGRPGSMPAGSTAMQFNSSLQPPLSPTENGSDPLKNNAGRDHDSLTDEKSLHSQPSVIDYLAANGFDPLGHSNAPPERSANGALDEVMSLKRLLVRSISLSDEVHPDGENRAELAKQEKDTDGSQSLVEEHSTEGQEDVQDEKVKGEEDRGFVAPLVLSHESMEEVRRKLHSLEDKLKRLQNVEEEYHRLQEALAKFTIQRGSYN from the exons ATGGACTGTGAAGACGCCTATGATGGG CGGGGTCTGTCAGGGGCACATGGTAACCTGGCCATGAGTATAATAGGAGCAGAGGACGAGGACTTTGAAAATGATCTGGATCAG ACTGTGGATGATCAGTGCAGTCATTTCAACAGTATTGAACTTCTGAAGTCCAGACCCACCCATCTGCTGGTCTTTCTGCATCATGTCATCTTACAGTTTGACTGCGCTCCTGTG TTATCCTACCTGCATGCGGACCTCTTCAAGAACCTCAGTGCCAAAGAGACAAAGAAGTACTTTGTGGATTTCTACAACAATTTCCTGGACAAAGGAGCA ATTCTCAGAGTATCTATGCCAACTCACATGTCAATAGAATTAG ACCGCACTCGCCCAGAGCTGATCAGTGAGGACCAGCAGAAGCGCTATGCTCAGGAAGTACAGAATATGCAGACCCTAGAGGTGCTGCGACAGTTGGATGACTTCAG GCAAAAGAGGATGATGGGAATGACTCCTAATGAGCAGGAGCTCAATCAGGTGGAGAACCACTACCCTACTGACCGTGTACCCAGGGAAATGAAGGAGAAAGCAGTGGCTGAGATGCTGTTAGAGAAGCTGTCGGACACCAA CCCCACAATTGTCGCAGACGAGGATAAATG CTCTGCCATCTTTGGTGCAGTGGCATTCTACATGAAACACCTGGGGGTGAAAACCAGAGCTCCAGACAATAAGAAGTCCAGAGGGTTCTTCAGGAGGAAG CCTGGCAAGAAAGAAGACACCAAGTCTAAAGGGCGTAGTGGTTTACCTGGGATTCTTAATGACGCCTCAAGATGGATCGTGGGCAGCA ATGAGGGAAAGTCACCAACCGAAG GTGATAGGACCCATAATGACCGGAAGAACTCGGGAGGTGCTTCACACCGTGGCCCTGCTTCAGAGAGCAGTTCTGCACGCAAGGCACCTGGGTCAGGCCAAGGGATTGTTCAGGGGATAGAGGCCACTGAAGTGCCACAAAGCCACATAATCATAAACACCAGCCCTGAGTCCTCCCAGTGCGATGCTG gtacAAATACCAGCACTTCCGACCGCCAGTCTGTTTCAGATGGGGGTGAGTTAACTCCTCCAAGCAACACAGCCCTCTCTGTCTGGGAATCGCCACCTGCCAACGACCTCCCTATGGAGGAAATCCACGACAAAGACAG tATGGATATGTCGTTCGTGCCACCTGAGGGTTCCCTCACCGGACCTGCGTCCGCCCCCTTACCTCAGCAGGAGGAGGTGGAGCCCCGCCTTCTGGAACTCGAGCAGGACCCACCCAACTGGAGAGAGCTTGTCTCTGCCGAAGTTCTGGGCAAACTCGACAAGAAAGCGGTCAAGAGACAGGAAGTCATCAATG AGTTGTTTGCAACAGAGCACGCCCATGTGCGCATGCTGAGCGTGCTCCAGACAGTGTTCTATCGTCCGCTGGAAAGGGAGCAGATTATACCTACTGCTGAGCTAGACACCATCTTCCCAAGCCTGGACGAGATCATAGAGCTGCACT ATGCTTTCTATGAGACCCTGAAGAAGCTACGCCAGGAGGATGGGTTTGTGGTCAAAAACATCAGCACTCCACTGCTTAATAGA TTTGATGGATCTGAGGGGGATTGGTTCCAGAAGCTCACATCTCGTTTCTGTAGCCGCCAGTCCTGGGCTTTGGATCAAATTAAAAGCAGACAGAAGAAAGATCCtcgcttcaatgccttcatacTG GATGCAGAGAGTAAGCCTCAGTGCAGGAGATTACAGTTGAAGGACATCATACCCACTGAGATGCAAAGACTCACAAAGTACCCACTTCTGCTGGAGAATATCGCCAAGAGCACAG AAGacaatgcagagagagagaatatccaGCAGGCTGCTGAGTGTTGCCGTAAGATCCTAAACCATGTCAATGAAGAAGTGAAAACCATGGAGAATTTCCTG ACATTAAAAGACTACCAGCGCAGGCTGGATACTTCAGGGCTGAAGCCCAGCAATGAGCTCTACTTGGAGTATAAG AATTTTGACATTGCCTCAAGGAAGATGCTTTATGAGGGGCCACTGACCTGGAGAGTGACTAAGGAAAAAGCTATAG acGTGCAGGGTGTGCTGCTAGGAgacatgctggttttgctgcaGAAGCAGGATGATAAGATGGTGTTGAAATGTCAGAGTAAAAGCATCATCGCTTCTCAGGAGGGTAAACAGATGCTGAGCCCCATCATCAAGCTGGACTCTGCTTTCCTCCGTGAAGTTGCCACAG ATCGAAAAGCCTTCTATGTGATCTTCACCTGGGAGAGTGGTGCGCAAATCTATGAGCTCGTGGCCCAGTCTGTGGCAGAGAGGAAAAT GTGGAACGAAATGATAAAGACAGCGGTTGATGAATTGAAGAAAAGTGGCGGCTCCACCCTGGACAGGGGAAGGCCTGGCAGCATGCCAGCTGGAAGCACTGCAATGCAATTTAACTCTTC ATTGCAGCCACCTCTGAGCCCCACTGAGAATGGATCAGACCCACTGAAGAACAATGCTG GTCGAGATCATGACAGCCTTACAGATGAAAAGAGTCTGCACTCTCAGCCCTCAGTGATTGACTACCTTGCTGCCAATGGATTTGACCCTCTGGGACACAGCAACGCCCCTCCAGAGAGATCTGCCAATGGGGCTTTGGATGAAG TAATGTCTTTGAAGAGGCTACTGGTCAGAAGCATCAGTCTGTCTGACGAGGTCCACCCAGATGGGGAGAACAGAGCAGAGCTGGCAAAGCAAGAAAAGGACACTGATGGAAGTCAGTCATTAG tgGAAGAGCACAGCACAGAGGGCCAGGAGGACGTACAGGATGAAAAGGTGAAAGGAGAGGAGGACAGAGGATTTGTTGCTCCTCTGGTGCTTTCACACGAAAGTATGGAGGAGGTCCGCAGAAAACTGCACAGTCTGGAAGATAAACTAAAGAGACTACAG AACGTGGAGGAGGAGTATCACAGACTGCAAGAAGCGCTTGCTAAGTTCACCATTCAAAGAGGCAGCTACAACTGA
- the arhgef1 gene encoding rho guanine nucleotide exchange factor 1 isoform X3 — protein MDCEDAYDGRGLSGAHGNLAMSIIGAEDEDFENDLDQTVDDQCSHFNSIELLKSRPTHLLVFLHHVILQFDCAPVLSYLHADLFKNLSAKETKKYFVDFYNNFLDKGAILRVSMPTHMSIELDRTRPELISEDQQKRYAQEVQNMQTLEVLRQLDDFRQKRMMGMTPNEQELNQVENHYPTDRVPREMKEKAVAEMLLEKLSDTNPTIVADEDKCSAIFGAVAFYMKHLGVKTRAPDNKKSRGFFRRKPGKKEDTKSKGRSGLPGILNDASRWIVGSSDRTHNDRKNSGGASHRGPASESSSARKAPGSGQGIVQGIEATEVPQSHIIINTSPESSQCDAGTNTSTSDRQSVSDGGELTPPSNTALSVWESPPANDLPMEEIHDKDRSVRRSESLCVERRHSRRGGSARAKQSRSRSDVDLQSTATSHPPSPSPLHPVFMDMSFVPPEGSLTGPASAPLPQQEEVEPRLLELEQDPPNWRELVSAEVLGKLDKKAVKRQEVINELFATEHAHVRMLSVLQTVFYRPLEREQIIPTAELDTIFPSLDEIIELHYAFYETLKKLRQEDGFVVKNISTPLLNRFDGSEGDWFQKLTSRFCSRQSWALDQIKSRQKKDPRFNAFILDAESKPQCRRLQLKDIIPTEMQRLTKYPLLLENIAKSTEDNAERENIQQAAECCRKILNHVNEEVKTMENFLTLKDYQRRLDTSGLKPSNELYLEYKNFDIASRKMLYEGPLTWRVTKEKAIDVQGVLLGDMLVLLQKQDDKMVLKCQSKSIIASQEGKQMLSPIIKLDSAFLREVATDRKAFYVIFTWESGAQIYELVAQSVAERKMWNEMIKTAVDELKKSGGSTLDRGRPGSMPAGSTAMQFNSSLQPPLSPTENGSDPLKNNAGRDHDSLTDEKSLHSQPSVIDYLAANGFDPLGHSNAPPERSANGALDEVMSLKRLLVRSISLSDEVHPDGENRAELAKQEKDTDGSQSLVEEHSTEGQEDVQDEKVKGEEDRGFVAPLVLSHESMEEVRRKLHSLEDKLKRLQNVEEEYHRLQEALAKFTIQRGSYN, from the exons ATGGACTGTGAAGACGCCTATGATGGG CGGGGTCTGTCAGGGGCACATGGTAACCTGGCCATGAGTATAATAGGAGCAGAGGACGAGGACTTTGAAAATGATCTGGATCAG ACTGTGGATGATCAGTGCAGTCATTTCAACAGTATTGAACTTCTGAAGTCCAGACCCACCCATCTGCTGGTCTTTCTGCATCATGTCATCTTACAGTTTGACTGCGCTCCTGTG TTATCCTACCTGCATGCGGACCTCTTCAAGAACCTCAGTGCCAAAGAGACAAAGAAGTACTTTGTGGATTTCTACAACAATTTCCTGGACAAAGGAGCA ATTCTCAGAGTATCTATGCCAACTCACATGTCAATAGAATTAG ACCGCACTCGCCCAGAGCTGATCAGTGAGGACCAGCAGAAGCGCTATGCTCAGGAAGTACAGAATATGCAGACCCTAGAGGTGCTGCGACAGTTGGATGACTTCAG GCAAAAGAGGATGATGGGAATGACTCCTAATGAGCAGGAGCTCAATCAGGTGGAGAACCACTACCCTACTGACCGTGTACCCAGGGAAATGAAGGAGAAAGCAGTGGCTGAGATGCTGTTAGAGAAGCTGTCGGACACCAA CCCCACAATTGTCGCAGACGAGGATAAATG CTCTGCCATCTTTGGTGCAGTGGCATTCTACATGAAACACCTGGGGGTGAAAACCAGAGCTCCAGACAATAAGAAGTCCAGAGGGTTCTTCAGGAGGAAG CCTGGCAAGAAAGAAGACACCAAGTCTAAAGGGCGTAGTGGTTTACCTGGGATTCTTAATGACGCCTCAAGATGGATCGTGGGCAGCA GTGATAGGACCCATAATGACCGGAAGAACTCGGGAGGTGCTTCACACCGTGGCCCTGCTTCAGAGAGCAGTTCTGCACGCAAGGCACCTGGGTCAGGCCAAGGGATTGTTCAGGGGATAGAGGCCACTGAAGTGCCACAAAGCCACATAATCATAAACACCAGCCCTGAGTCCTCCCAGTGCGATGCTG gtacAAATACCAGCACTTCCGACCGCCAGTCTGTTTCAGATGGGGGTGAGTTAACTCCTCCAAGCAACACAGCCCTCTCTGTCTGGGAATCGCCACCTGCCAACGACCTCCCTATGGAGGAAATCCACGACAAAGACAG GAGTGTGCGACGCAGCGAGAGTCTGTGTGTGGAGCGGCGTCACTCTAGGCGTGGTGGCTCCGCCCGGGCCAAACAGTCTCGCTCCCGTAGCGACGTGGACCTCCAGTCAACTGCTACCTCCCACCCCCCCTCACCCTCCCCCCTGCACCCTGTCTT tATGGATATGTCGTTCGTGCCACCTGAGGGTTCCCTCACCGGACCTGCGTCCGCCCCCTTACCTCAGCAGGAGGAGGTGGAGCCCCGCCTTCTGGAACTCGAGCAGGACCCACCCAACTGGAGAGAGCTTGTCTCTGCCGAAGTTCTGGGCAAACTCGACAAGAAAGCGGTCAAGAGACAGGAAGTCATCAATG AGTTGTTTGCAACAGAGCACGCCCATGTGCGCATGCTGAGCGTGCTCCAGACAGTGTTCTATCGTCCGCTGGAAAGGGAGCAGATTATACCTACTGCTGAGCTAGACACCATCTTCCCAAGCCTGGACGAGATCATAGAGCTGCACT ATGCTTTCTATGAGACCCTGAAGAAGCTACGCCAGGAGGATGGGTTTGTGGTCAAAAACATCAGCACTCCACTGCTTAATAGA TTTGATGGATCTGAGGGGGATTGGTTCCAGAAGCTCACATCTCGTTTCTGTAGCCGCCAGTCCTGGGCTTTGGATCAAATTAAAAGCAGACAGAAGAAAGATCCtcgcttcaatgccttcatacTG GATGCAGAGAGTAAGCCTCAGTGCAGGAGATTACAGTTGAAGGACATCATACCCACTGAGATGCAAAGACTCACAAAGTACCCACTTCTGCTGGAGAATATCGCCAAGAGCACAG AAGacaatgcagagagagagaatatccaGCAGGCTGCTGAGTGTTGCCGTAAGATCCTAAACCATGTCAATGAAGAAGTGAAAACCATGGAGAATTTCCTG ACATTAAAAGACTACCAGCGCAGGCTGGATACTTCAGGGCTGAAGCCCAGCAATGAGCTCTACTTGGAGTATAAG AATTTTGACATTGCCTCAAGGAAGATGCTTTATGAGGGGCCACTGACCTGGAGAGTGACTAAGGAAAAAGCTATAG acGTGCAGGGTGTGCTGCTAGGAgacatgctggttttgctgcaGAAGCAGGATGATAAGATGGTGTTGAAATGTCAGAGTAAAAGCATCATCGCTTCTCAGGAGGGTAAACAGATGCTGAGCCCCATCATCAAGCTGGACTCTGCTTTCCTCCGTGAAGTTGCCACAG ATCGAAAAGCCTTCTATGTGATCTTCACCTGGGAGAGTGGTGCGCAAATCTATGAGCTCGTGGCCCAGTCTGTGGCAGAGAGGAAAAT GTGGAACGAAATGATAAAGACAGCGGTTGATGAATTGAAGAAAAGTGGCGGCTCCACCCTGGACAGGGGAAGGCCTGGCAGCATGCCAGCTGGAAGCACTGCAATGCAATTTAACTCTTC ATTGCAGCCACCTCTGAGCCCCACTGAGAATGGATCAGACCCACTGAAGAACAATGCTG GTCGAGATCATGACAGCCTTACAGATGAAAAGAGTCTGCACTCTCAGCCCTCAGTGATTGACTACCTTGCTGCCAATGGATTTGACCCTCTGGGACACAGCAACGCCCCTCCAGAGAGATCTGCCAATGGGGCTTTGGATGAAG TAATGTCTTTGAAGAGGCTACTGGTCAGAAGCATCAGTCTGTCTGACGAGGTCCACCCAGATGGGGAGAACAGAGCAGAGCTGGCAAAGCAAGAAAAGGACACTGATGGAAGTCAGTCATTAG tgGAAGAGCACAGCACAGAGGGCCAGGAGGACGTACAGGATGAAAAGGTGAAAGGAGAGGAGGACAGAGGATTTGTTGCTCCTCTGGTGCTTTCACACGAAAGTATGGAGGAGGTCCGCAGAAAACTGCACAGTCTGGAAGATAAACTAAAGAGACTACAG AACGTGGAGGAGGAGTATCACAGACTGCAAGAAGCGCTTGCTAAGTTCACCATTCAAAGAGGCAGCTACAACTGA
- the arhgef1 gene encoding rho guanine nucleotide exchange factor 1 isoform X1 — translation MDCEDAYDGRGLSGAHGNLAMSIIGAEDEDFENDLDQTVDDQCSHFNSIELLKSRPTHLLVFLHHVILQFDCAPVLSYLHADLFKNLSAKETKKYFVDFYNNFLDKGAILRVSMPTHMSIELDRTRPELISEDQQKRYAQEVQNMQTLEVLRQLDDFRQKRMMGMTPNEQELNQVENHYPTDRVPREMKEKAVAEMLLEKLSDTNPTIVADEDKCSAIFGAVAFYMKHLGVKTRAPDNKKSRGFFRRKPGKKEDTKSKGRSGLPGILNDASRWIVGSNEGKSPTEGDRTHNDRKNSGGASHRGPASESSSARKAPGSGQGIVQGIEATEVPQSHIIINTSPESSQCDAGTNTSTSDRQSVSDGGELTPPSNTALSVWESPPANDLPMEEIHDKDRSVRRSESLCVERRHSRRGGSARAKQSRSRSDVDLQSTATSHPPSPSPLHPVFMDMSFVPPEGSLTGPASAPLPQQEEVEPRLLELEQDPPNWRELVSAEVLGKLDKKAVKRQEVINELFATEHAHVRMLSVLQTVFYRPLEREQIIPTAELDTIFPSLDEIIELHYAFYETLKKLRQEDGFVVKNISTPLLNRFDGSEGDWFQKLTSRFCSRQSWALDQIKSRQKKDPRFNAFILDAESKPQCRRLQLKDIIPTEMQRLTKYPLLLENIAKSTEDNAERENIQQAAECCRKILNHVNEEVKTMENFLTLKDYQRRLDTSGLKPSNELYLEYKNFDIASRKMLYEGPLTWRVTKEKAIDVQGVLLGDMLVLLQKQDDKMVLKCQSKSIIASQEGKQMLSPIIKLDSAFLREVATDRKAFYVIFTWESGAQIYELVAQSVAERKMWNEMIKTAVDELKKSGGSTLDRGRPGSMPAGSTAMQFNSSLQPPLSPTENGSDPLKNNAGRDHDSLTDEKSLHSQPSVIDYLAANGFDPLGHSNAPPERSANGALDEVMSLKRLLVRSISLSDEVHPDGENRAELAKQEKDTDGSQSLVEEHSTEGQEDVQDEKVKGEEDRGFVAPLVLSHESMEEVRRKLHSLEDKLKRLQNVEEEYHRLQEALAKFTIQRGSYN, via the exons ATGGACTGTGAAGACGCCTATGATGGG CGGGGTCTGTCAGGGGCACATGGTAACCTGGCCATGAGTATAATAGGAGCAGAGGACGAGGACTTTGAAAATGATCTGGATCAG ACTGTGGATGATCAGTGCAGTCATTTCAACAGTATTGAACTTCTGAAGTCCAGACCCACCCATCTGCTGGTCTTTCTGCATCATGTCATCTTACAGTTTGACTGCGCTCCTGTG TTATCCTACCTGCATGCGGACCTCTTCAAGAACCTCAGTGCCAAAGAGACAAAGAAGTACTTTGTGGATTTCTACAACAATTTCCTGGACAAAGGAGCA ATTCTCAGAGTATCTATGCCAACTCACATGTCAATAGAATTAG ACCGCACTCGCCCAGAGCTGATCAGTGAGGACCAGCAGAAGCGCTATGCTCAGGAAGTACAGAATATGCAGACCCTAGAGGTGCTGCGACAGTTGGATGACTTCAG GCAAAAGAGGATGATGGGAATGACTCCTAATGAGCAGGAGCTCAATCAGGTGGAGAACCACTACCCTACTGACCGTGTACCCAGGGAAATGAAGGAGAAAGCAGTGGCTGAGATGCTGTTAGAGAAGCTGTCGGACACCAA CCCCACAATTGTCGCAGACGAGGATAAATG CTCTGCCATCTTTGGTGCAGTGGCATTCTACATGAAACACCTGGGGGTGAAAACCAGAGCTCCAGACAATAAGAAGTCCAGAGGGTTCTTCAGGAGGAAG CCTGGCAAGAAAGAAGACACCAAGTCTAAAGGGCGTAGTGGTTTACCTGGGATTCTTAATGACGCCTCAAGATGGATCGTGGGCAGCA ATGAGGGAAAGTCACCAACCGAAG GTGATAGGACCCATAATGACCGGAAGAACTCGGGAGGTGCTTCACACCGTGGCCCTGCTTCAGAGAGCAGTTCTGCACGCAAGGCACCTGGGTCAGGCCAAGGGATTGTTCAGGGGATAGAGGCCACTGAAGTGCCACAAAGCCACATAATCATAAACACCAGCCCTGAGTCCTCCCAGTGCGATGCTG gtacAAATACCAGCACTTCCGACCGCCAGTCTGTTTCAGATGGGGGTGAGTTAACTCCTCCAAGCAACACAGCCCTCTCTGTCTGGGAATCGCCACCTGCCAACGACCTCCCTATGGAGGAAATCCACGACAAAGACAG GAGTGTGCGACGCAGCGAGAGTCTGTGTGTGGAGCGGCGTCACTCTAGGCGTGGTGGCTCCGCCCGGGCCAAACAGTCTCGCTCCCGTAGCGACGTGGACCTCCAGTCAACTGCTACCTCCCACCCCCCCTCACCCTCCCCCCTGCACCCTGTCTT tATGGATATGTCGTTCGTGCCACCTGAGGGTTCCCTCACCGGACCTGCGTCCGCCCCCTTACCTCAGCAGGAGGAGGTGGAGCCCCGCCTTCTGGAACTCGAGCAGGACCCACCCAACTGGAGAGAGCTTGTCTCTGCCGAAGTTCTGGGCAAACTCGACAAGAAAGCGGTCAAGAGACAGGAAGTCATCAATG AGTTGTTTGCAACAGAGCACGCCCATGTGCGCATGCTGAGCGTGCTCCAGACAGTGTTCTATCGTCCGCTGGAAAGGGAGCAGATTATACCTACTGCTGAGCTAGACACCATCTTCCCAAGCCTGGACGAGATCATAGAGCTGCACT ATGCTTTCTATGAGACCCTGAAGAAGCTACGCCAGGAGGATGGGTTTGTGGTCAAAAACATCAGCACTCCACTGCTTAATAGA TTTGATGGATCTGAGGGGGATTGGTTCCAGAAGCTCACATCTCGTTTCTGTAGCCGCCAGTCCTGGGCTTTGGATCAAATTAAAAGCAGACAGAAGAAAGATCCtcgcttcaatgccttcatacTG GATGCAGAGAGTAAGCCTCAGTGCAGGAGATTACAGTTGAAGGACATCATACCCACTGAGATGCAAAGACTCACAAAGTACCCACTTCTGCTGGAGAATATCGCCAAGAGCACAG AAGacaatgcagagagagagaatatccaGCAGGCTGCTGAGTGTTGCCGTAAGATCCTAAACCATGTCAATGAAGAAGTGAAAACCATGGAGAATTTCCTG ACATTAAAAGACTACCAGCGCAGGCTGGATACTTCAGGGCTGAAGCCCAGCAATGAGCTCTACTTGGAGTATAAG AATTTTGACATTGCCTCAAGGAAGATGCTTTATGAGGGGCCACTGACCTGGAGAGTGACTAAGGAAAAAGCTATAG acGTGCAGGGTGTGCTGCTAGGAgacatgctggttttgctgcaGAAGCAGGATGATAAGATGGTGTTGAAATGTCAGAGTAAAAGCATCATCGCTTCTCAGGAGGGTAAACAGATGCTGAGCCCCATCATCAAGCTGGACTCTGCTTTCCTCCGTGAAGTTGCCACAG ATCGAAAAGCCTTCTATGTGATCTTCACCTGGGAGAGTGGTGCGCAAATCTATGAGCTCGTGGCCCAGTCTGTGGCAGAGAGGAAAAT GTGGAACGAAATGATAAAGACAGCGGTTGATGAATTGAAGAAAAGTGGCGGCTCCACCCTGGACAGGGGAAGGCCTGGCAGCATGCCAGCTGGAAGCACTGCAATGCAATTTAACTCTTC ATTGCAGCCACCTCTGAGCCCCACTGAGAATGGATCAGACCCACTGAAGAACAATGCTG GTCGAGATCATGACAGCCTTACAGATGAAAAGAGTCTGCACTCTCAGCCCTCAGTGATTGACTACCTTGCTGCCAATGGATTTGACCCTCTGGGACACAGCAACGCCCCTCCAGAGAGATCTGCCAATGGGGCTTTGGATGAAG TAATGTCTTTGAAGAGGCTACTGGTCAGAAGCATCAGTCTGTCTGACGAGGTCCACCCAGATGGGGAGAACAGAGCAGAGCTGGCAAAGCAAGAAAAGGACACTGATGGAAGTCAGTCATTAG tgGAAGAGCACAGCACAGAGGGCCAGGAGGACGTACAGGATGAAAAGGTGAAAGGAGAGGAGGACAGAGGATTTGTTGCTCCTCTGGTGCTTTCACACGAAAGTATGGAGGAGGTCCGCAGAAAACTGCACAGTCTGGAAGATAAACTAAAGAGACTACAG AACGTGGAGGAGGAGTATCACAGACTGCAAGAAGCGCTTGCTAAGTTCACCATTCAAAGAGGCAGCTACAACTGA